The Euphorbia lathyris chromosome 2, ddEupLath1.1, whole genome shotgun sequence genome includes a window with the following:
- the LOC136219437 gene encoding probable glutathione S-transferase, whose translation MAEVKLLGTWFSPFSYRVIWALKLKGIPFEYVEEDLTNKSSMLLQYNPVSKKIPVLVHGGNPINESMIIVEYLDETWPDHSLLPTLPYERALARFWVKFFEDKGSSMWKIFGTTGEEQEKAVKATMEMLKTIEEEAMGLIGENKYFGGENIGIVDIAFGALAHWLGVVEKTVGIEVLEPHNFPKLHSWTQNFKQHPIISENLPDAAKMIAFFVPRREMILASASA comes from the exons ATGGCTGAAGTCAAGCTACTTGGAACATGGTTTAGTCCTTTTAGTTACAGAGTGATATGGGCTCTAAAACTAAAGGGCATACCCTTTGAATATGTGGAAGAAGATCTGACCAACAAAAGTTCTATGCTTTTGCAGTATAATCCAGTCAGCAAGAAAATCCCAGTGCTCGTCCATGGCGGCAATCCAATCAACGAATCCATGATAATCGTCGAGTATTTGGACGAAACATGGCCCGATCATTCCTTGCTGCCCACTCTTCCTTATGAGAGAGCACTTGCCAGGTTTTGGGTCAAATTTTTTGAAGACAAG GGTTCATCAATGTGGAAGATATTCGGAACCACTGGAGAAGAGCAAGAGAAAGCAGTAAAAGCTACCATGGAAATGCTAAAAACaatagaagaagaagccatGGGACTAATTGGAGAGAATAAATATTTTGGAGGAGAAAATATTGGAATAGTTGACATTGCTTTTGGGGCACTTGCTCATTGGCTGGGGGTGGTAGAAAAAACAGTAGGAATAGAAGTACTTGAACCCCATAACTTCCCTAAATTGCACTCATGGACCCAAAATTTCAAGCAACATCCCATTATCAGTGAAAATCTTCCAGATGCAGCAAAGATGATCGCCTTTTTTGTACCCCGTAGGGAAATGATACTAGCATCTGCTTCTGCTTGA